The DNA region CTTTTGTACTTTCAAATATCCAAAGAATCACATGGCCATTCTAGTAACAGGGGGTTTCAGACAGATAGAAGAAAAATGTTCAGAGGCAGAACTCCCCAAACACATGCCGAGGTGCGGAAGCGGAGATGGCCGGGCCCGTTAATCCTGTTAAAACCCCGTGTGCACGATGGCAGTGAGAAAGACCATGTCCGCCTGCCACCAATGGTGCCATTTTCCCTTTTGCATCACAGTAACTGTTATTTGCAAAAATACACCAAACTCTAAAGCCAAGGtttgaaagaaaatcattaaaaGTATAAGAATGGACTTTAATCATCAGATCCATATTaactaatgaaataaaaacttctCAATACCAACTTTTTCTGGTGCTTCGGGTTCAAACATCTCCTAGTTCTAAAGCTACTGTTCTAGAATGGCTGTCTTTATTCTAGACTGTTCCAGGGAGCTTACTGTTTCTTGGCTTATCGCCTGGTCATTGGTGACCCCTCTGATGAAACTGTCCCAATACTTGTTTCTGTTTAAGAACCCTCAATGACACACTGTGGTTCTGTCTTCAGTGAAGAGCAGGCCTAGCTTCCTGGCCACTCTGAGAGAGGCCCACAATGGGCCACAGAAATCCACGCTCTACCACGTGCTCAGGTGTGCGTTCTGTGCAGTGTACCCCTGTTGATGAGCAGAATCTGCTCACTGTGGTCCACATTCTGTTGGGCTCCCTCTTCTCCTGTAGAATCCCTTCATTGGAATTAATTGGGGGGAGGAAATAAACTcggagggaagaggaaaagatCCCAGTGGGCAGAGCCATGCTCCTAGGGAGGGTGGTGAGGTTGGGACCACAGGAAGGGGACAGGTTTCCAGCCAGGGTTTGGAACATTAAAGGAAGAGCATCTATATCCATAGACAGGTGTGGTGACCGTGACTGAACTTCATGACCGAAAATGCTACCATGAAAATGGTTGCTGCTTAGTGAGTCTTCCCCTCCTATACAAGTGGGGAAGGAGACGTGGGGAGGATAGAATGAACTGAGAGAAACCACTGATTAGTCTTAGGCACGGACTTACACGGTCTGTTTCCATATTCTTACATTTTGTTGGGCTTTTCCTGCTAATTCCAACACTTTTGGGAATAAACTGATTCTGCCTGTTACTAGGGAGGGGCTACTTCCAAGGACCACCCAATGTTGAACTGAAAGAAAGATGTAGTTGCTGGGTGCTTTGAAGATGATTTCTTCCCTATTTTAGAATGAAGTCATTTAAGAAAATCTTTAGTAGGTGTCCATCCAAAGTAAGTCATGGCTAGGAGTCACTTTTCAGCCAGCCCACTGGAGACATTAGTGGGTACGACTGCAAATCGAAGACTCCTGTTTTGAAATTTAAACTGCCTGTGAAGCCTTCCAAATGGGAAACAGGAAACTCTGGCCATGGAGTTCCCTGTGGGTTCTAGTCCATCCTGAACCTAACCAAAATCTTAGAGGTAGGGGCAGGGATAGGCCTGAGCTACAAGCAAGAACAAGGCTCTGCCGTGTCTTCTAGCGCCGGACCAAACTACCTGCGAAAGGTCTTGTGATTCTCAGGGTAACAGCTGTCTAGGTGCTGTGGCGGTCATAACACCTAGGAACAGTGACTCACACACCGAGTTCAGGTGCTTTGCTTTACAAGTGTGTACGTGTCCACATGTGGTCCAGCGGGTGAGCAGGAGGCCATGCTTGCCAGGCTGGTGGAGTCTCCAATTAGTATGGTGGGTCCGGACTGAGCATGTTTCAGAAtcactcagtaggtctggggtggggcccaagcTCTGCGTTTCTAACACATTTTCCGACAATGATGCTGGCGCGGGACTAGCTGCTGAGAGCCACGAGCCtgctcctgcatggccccctccCTACTCAACCAAGGAGCATGAGGATACACTGCACCTAGTACCGACATGccgttatttttttctttaaatatttttattgatttcagagaggaaggtagagggagagagggatagaaccatcaatgatgagagagaatcattgatcagctgcttcttgcacgccccctactgagcattgagccggcaacccagggatgtgccctgactgggaattgaactgtgataggtcgatgctcaaacactgagccacactggctgggcttcgTGCAGTTCTTCAGGAGTGGGGTCGTCTCTGACAAAGTGAATGGATgtttatcattaaaataattttctgaaggCAGTTACACAGTTTGATGAGAAGGCAGCCATGTTGTTAGAACAAGCAGATAGGCTCCTGGAGGTGACTTCTTTGAAAGCTAACCCcgacaaaaaatacattttccttttttaaaaagtcattctaATTCCTTTGAAATCACAGCATCTACACATACTTCTCATTTTTCGCAGGTTTGGCCACTATATCCCTCAACCACAACTTTGCAATCCTCTTTAGTATGTCAGTGGCCTCTTTCggacttcttcctttttttgacTGGGCTGCCCTGGATTGCAGCTAATCTCTCAGTGTTGGTGGTTGAGCCGGTTTGGTCGGCCTTCCCTGGCTCACTTTTCATAAGATGTCTGGAGGAGAGATTTTCCAAAACATGCAACTCTTCATTAGACATGGCTTTTGCCAAATCCTCTTTCAAAAGTAACCCCGGATCTGACAGCTCTGATGTTGGCAAAACCCTGACAGCCTCGCTTGTTCCCGCTCTCATTTCTCGCGGGAGGAATCGATCACTTCCAAGAGAAACTCTCTTGCAGTGGTCGGAGCCCTGCGGAGAGCCGCGGGGCCTGCGTTTCTGCTGTGCTCGGGCCCCTCGTGGACTTTGTTTTGGACCCGGTGCTGCTGACTCACAGCTCCAGACAGCGCTCCCACTTCGAAGCCCCGTCTGTAACCACGCCCCAGGATGAGGTTTGTGCTGGCTGCCGGTGTCCTCTGGCTGGGTCTGATGAACATGTTCCAGCTTTTGAACAGAGAGCCCCCAGTGGCTCTCAGCTGCCTGTGTGCAATCCTTTGCTTGCCCTGAGGACTCCAGAGAGGCACTGGAGGAAGCCTGGCTGTCACCTCTTCTCACTGCCATCTCtgcaaccactgagtcactcgATGTTCCCACAATATCCCTGCTGCCCTGTGATTTGCTCATGATGCTGCTTTTTGTTACAGCTCTtttcatgctaaaaaaaaaaaaaaaagactttgtttTGTAATGCTGTAATGGCATGGTTTCCTCCAAATTCCCCTACCACATTTCCTACGCCTGAAAAAGGCAGGCATGCACCACCCCCTTCTCCCTATCTCCCGGCAAATCTAGAAGAATCCCCAAGTGTATGTTTGACTGCGGACTGGACCAAGCAATAGCCTCACCTTTTCCAATACACTGGGACACACCAGGAAACACTTTATCTACTGATCACTGGGTTATTGATGGAGTTCATATTTTAACGAAGGCAGACAGGTATTCATTTCAGATATTAAGGGTCAATTTGACACATTGACCTCCCTCCCCCTAAGTAAATGCTCAAATACATTCAAAGCAGAGGTTGTGTTTATGTGTGTctctatgtgtatgtgtacaaAAACATGCTTATACACGTATAGACACACACGATTTCTCTTTGTAAGTAAAATAATCTTCTGGAATTTCTCTCAGGCCATTTCAAGGTATTACTCAAATATAAGCACCATTTAGCTGGTGTCAAGGCTTGTTCATTAACCATTGGAAACAGGATTCAGTTAATAAACCTTGAAATGCACTGGAAGAAATTCCAGAGAGTATGGAAGGATAGAGAATGGAAACAAGGCAGACAAAAGAgcgtgtacatacacacacatacacacacgcacgcacgcacctTTTCTACAGCAGACAATGCAAATCTCACACGCTGAAAATTACTTTGAGGGGCAGAATAAAAGCTTCATGGGAAGAATTTAGAAACTAGAGACTGACTTCAACATATATTTGCAGGTCTGTGAATGGCAAGAAATTGCTTAAACCACCGAACTCAAAACATTgaagctaaaatatttattttggctAAGCTTTAGTCTGGAGAGAAATATATAGATTCATGTTCATACTGTTGCTTTCTGGGGCAGGAGAATTATGATAATTATATTAGGGTCGGAACAAGCATCTTAGAAAAGGAATGCATTTTTTAGATCTGTCTGTAGTCACTCTGAAAGTTGTATGAAACACACCACCAACAGGTGCTTTTCATCTTCAAAGCGCTTGTAATTAATTAGTCCTTGCAACACACCTGTGAAGCAAGGCTTTGGTTCCTGTTGTCCAGAAAGCAGGAGAAAGGGAGTCGGGAAGGTGGAAGAACAAGTATGTGACTTAAGGTAGGCTTGGTGCCAAGGGCTGTGATTAAGTTCCATGTACTCTTGTTGGACTCTCCATTCCATGCTATGTATTCACACACACGGACAGTCAAACACGAGGAAAAGGAAACACATTGGACTTACATTTCTTTCAGAGCTCTTCTCTTGCGCTTTGCACTGGGAGGGAGTGGACCCTCTGCACACTCAGCAAAATAACCAGACGCTCCATGGAGAGCTCTTCCCGTCTATTCCAAAAGATAACAAAAGTTCCAACAGAAATCTAATAGCTGAACATGAGAAAAAGCTGTTACGCTCTCAACCTCCCAATGAACACACTTATTTTGTGAGGACTCTATGAAACTGCTTAGTGTTAggctatttgaattttttaaaatctagaactTTTTGGTAAGTTGTCACTTCTTTTGGGCTCTCAGCACACACACTTCATACATTAATATGCACCACAAACATACAAGACTGTGATGGAAAGAATGTTGATTCCAAACCATCTGGGGACTCTTGGCCAATACATGGTATCTCTGAGCCCAAATCATGCTGATGCCCAGAGCCACGAAGCCAGGCAGCAGCGTGTTTGTCAGCTCTGATCTTCCAGGGAGACCTGGTGGTGCAGAGGTCTGAACCTGATTATACCAAGAATTCCCCACATTTCCTCTTGTTATGAAAATACAGAATATGGCCTTTGCAATACTCAAGAATGCATCACGAGGTAAGCCTTCTAACACCGGTCCTTTAAAAACTAGAGTTTGAGAATCTTGGCTACTAAAAAAACTgggagtgttttgttttgtttttcttaaatgaacAGCATCACTATGGCAGTATATAATTCATAGAGTACCGAGTATCTGTCTACCTATCCTTATATGTTCCCCTAGAAGCATCATTAGGAAGCAATTATAAAGTGTGAAAACCTCCCAACCTTCACCAATATGGACTCGTTTCCTACTTTGGAATTGTTTCCTTTTTGTTAGCAAATAGGTAATTCAGACAGCATTAACCTCTCTCATTTTCTGGGACACCAAGTACCCTTCTCCATCCAATTCCACAATAAAATGTTGCTGCCACAGGAACAGTTTTGGTAAGTTATCATGAGGTCCTTGCTTTAGACTTACATTGGAATTAACCACGACAGCCCCAGGGAGAGCCATTGGTGGAATGCCTGGGTGTCCCACATCCCATCACTGCCCTGCCTATGGTCTCAGACCTGGACCAGCGTCACCCAAAGTCATATCCAGTACAACTTATGTCAGTTTTAAGAGTTAGTGAACAAATTATTACAGGTCTTTTTGGATTATACTGCATTTTGAtacttctccctttccccccttctAGGACTTACTAGTTGACCAAAAAGAACTACAGTTTGAAAGTTAAatgagagagattgagatttatGTGTGAAACACTTCTAAACATGCCCTGTAAGTACAGTAGATTTTCCCCTTACAACCACACCCTGTAAGTGCTGTATTTTCAGAGCTGAACAATTAACATAAGGAGCATGAGTCAGGCTTTGAACAACTCTGTGGGAACCAGAAAGCCTTTTGCTATTAGGAATGATGTAAATTCCCCAAGGCTGGAAGAAGTCCACAATGGAAGGCAGACAGGGTCATAAATAACAACAATGGATACTGCGGGGCGCACAGAGAGTGGGATGCGTGATCGTGACACTTCGAGCTTCATACTGGCTTCAATCACACTCTCATGTGTTTATTGTAAAACTTAGTTTGAAAAGCACTATGTATTTCCTATGGGAACTTCAAAAACTTCTTAAAGAAACAGGACGATTCCCTCTCATCCCAAAATCCTCAGATGACAAACAATGGGGGAAACGTCCTTGAAAGAAAAAGGACGACAGAAAAAGTGAGGGAGTGACAGACGGAAATGTCCAGTTCAAAAAGTGCAAAACCTGTGTCttcctttgcaaaaaaaaaaaaaaaaaaaaaggaaagagaaagaagaaagaaaagaggcaaGGCGGGCTcacacaaattaaaaccacatttgACAATTTGTTGAAGGAGGCATATTTACATTTGTATGAAGACTGGGTGGGCAGGGAGAAAAAGATTAGGCTCCTTCTGCCCTTGAACTGTCAGGTCTCATTAGAAAGCTCTCACTCTTGCATGTCTAGGGTCAATTCATTCCCTTTGTCACTAATTCGCAGCCCTGGTGCCCCCCCAGACAAGTCCTCCAGAGGAAGCACTACCACCTGGGAACCGGACTTCCCAGGCCAGTCATCCTGATTACTAACAGCCTCTCCCATCTGGCATCAAAATGCAATCCATGGCTTATCCAGAGGCAAAACTCTCAGGTGCAGACAGTGTGCTGGGGTTTCAAGTGCCTCTCAGGCATCCCCGGATGACACTGCTCCTTTCTGGATTCTGCCCTGATACCTTCTACCAAGAATACGGAAAAACACCAACATAATTAAAAAGGATACCAGTTGGCCACCCAAAGCACCCTATGGGTATTTAAGAAACAGGTTAACCAAGATGACCTCTTTGG from Eptesicus fuscus isolate TK198812 chromosome 12, DD_ASM_mEF_20220401, whole genome shotgun sequence includes:
- the SLX4IP gene encoding protein SLX4IP, whose protein sequence is MASKKFAIKCGDFAVLVDLHISPQGSNKDTSWFSEQNKEEICLLLKETINSRVKEYLEVRKQHRPSNTEFTRSSPLSLKGYGFQITAYFLKRGIRLRCFGGSQSPELRVFPDRFVVCVSQLAFSCDFSRQNEELTGRALHGASGYFAECAEGPLPPSAKRKRRALKEIMKRAVTKSSIMSKSQGSRDIVGTSSDSVVAEMAVRRGDSQASSSASLESSGQAKDCTQAAESHWGLSVQKLEHVHQTQPEDTGSQHKPHPGAWLQTGLRSGSAVWSCESAAPGPKQSPRGARAQQKRRPRGSPQGSDHCKRVSLGSDRFLPREMRAGTSEAVRVLPTSELSDPGLLLKEDLAKAMSNEELHVLENLSSRHLMKSEPGKADQTGSTTNTERLAAIQGSPVKKRKKSERGH